A single window of Fusobacterium periodonticum ATCC 33693 DNA harbors:
- a CDS encoding autotransporter outer membrane beta-barrel domain-containing protein, with translation KIKTFGTRGEYKTDTAGVIDYRNNAYGVAYVHEDETVRLGEGTGWYAGIVHNTFRFKDIGSSKEEQLQGKLGIFKSIPFDHNNSLNWTISGDIFAGYNKINRRFLVVDEVFNAKGRYHTYGISLKNELSSTFRLSESFSLRPYVAAGLEYGRVSKVREKSGEIKLEVKSNDYFSIKPEIGAELDYKAY, from the coding sequence TAAAATTAAAACATTTGGAACTAGGGGAGAATACAAAACTGATACAGCGGGAGTAATTGACTACAGAAACAATGCCTATGGTGTTGCCTATGTTCATGAAGATGAAACTGTAAGACTTGGAGAAGGAACAGGTTGGTATGCAGGTATAGTTCATAATACATTTAGATTTAAAGACATTGGAAGCTCTAAAGAAGAACAATTACAAGGAAAACTTGGAATTTTTAAATCAATTCCATTTGATCATAATAATAGTTTAAATTGGACAATATCAGGAGATATCTTTGCTGGATATAACAAGATAAACAGAAGATTCTTAGTAGTTGATGAAGTATTTAATGCAAAAGGAAGATACCATACATATGGAATAAGTCTAAAGAATGAATTAAGTAGTACATTTAGATTAAGCGAATCTTTCTCATTAAGACCATATGTTGCAGCAGGTTTAGAATATGGAAGAGTATCTAAGGTAAGAGAAAAATCAGGAGAAATTAAATTAGAAGTTAAATCAAATGATTACTTCTCAATAAAACCAGAAATTGGTGCTGAATTAGACTATAAAGCATACTT